One segment of Proteus appendicitidis DNA contains the following:
- a CDS encoding pirin family protein, giving the protein MIKYRTAQQCGKADYGWLQARYTFSFGHYFDPHFLDYGTLRVLNQEVLAPNSEFKAKTYPHVDVVNLILQGEATYLDNMGRTVTAKENECLLISPHNTDTYIERNSSPDTPLTRIQLWLNACPQQESLASQKLALDENLKYQLLASPTGDDGSLMLRQTIWLYHIHLQAGDEITLPIKGQKGFLQSIKGGTCLQTSTQENGQIQCGDGAFIQDSHSITLKSSAEFRGLFIDIIS; this is encoded by the coding sequence ATGATAAAATACAGAACAGCACAACAATGTGGTAAAGCGGATTATGGTTGGCTACAAGCTCGCTACACATTTTCCTTTGGCCACTACTTTGACCCTCATTTTTTAGACTATGGCACGCTAAGAGTTCTCAACCAAGAAGTGCTTGCCCCAAATTCTGAATTTAAAGCAAAGACTTATCCTCATGTTGATGTGGTTAACTTGATCCTTCAAGGAGAAGCGACATACCTTGATAATATGGGACGTACAGTGACGGCAAAAGAAAATGAGTGCTTACTTATTTCACCGCATAATACTGATACATATATAGAGAGAAACAGCAGCCCTGATACACCGTTAACCCGTATTCAGTTGTGGCTAAATGCGTGTCCACAACAAGAAAGCTTAGCTTCACAAAAATTGGCTTTAGATGAAAACTTAAAATATCAATTGTTAGCTTCACCTACCGGTGATGATGGCTCATTAATGTTAAGGCAAACAATTTGGCTTTATCATATTCATTTGCAAGCAGGCGATGAAATTACACTGCCAATAAAAGGTCAAAAAGGCTTTTTACAATCCATAAAAGGTGGTACCTGTTTGCAAACATCAACACAAGAAAATGGGCAAATTCAGTGTGGTGATGGGGCTTTTATCCAAGATAGCCACAGTATCACGTTAAAAAGCTCGGCTGAGTTTCGTGGCTTGTTTATTGATATTATTTCGTGA
- a CDS encoding YraN family protein produces the protein MIFSKSPYFLGLYYEQKALKYLRQQGLILIERNVRYPCGEIDLIMQEKKTWVFVEVRFRRNILFGDAISSITTAKRRRLWRTAKCWLAQRQESIETSDCRFDICAFNQRQLIWLKNILDYTEFIR, from the coding sequence ATGATTTTTTCTAAAAGCCCTTATTTTTTAGGGCTATACTATGAACAAAAAGCGCTAAAATATTTACGCCAACAAGGATTAATATTGATTGAGCGTAATGTCCGATATCCCTGCGGAGAAATTGATCTTATTATGCAGGAAAAGAAGACATGGGTATTTGTTGAGGTTCGTTTTAGACGCAATATCTTATTTGGTGATGCAATAAGCTCTATTACGACCGCAAAACGGCGTCGTTTATGGCGGACAGCAAAATGTTGGTTAGCACAACGCCAAGAAAGTATCGAGACTTCAGACTGTCGTTTCGATATTTGTGCATTTAATCAACGCCAGTTAATATGGTTAAAAAACATTCTCGATTATACGGAATTTATTCGTTAA
- the diaA gene encoding DnaA initiator-associating protein DiaA, which yields MLDRIKVCFTESIQTQIAAAEALPDAISRAAMMMVQSLLNGHKILSCGNGSSAATAQRFAASMIHRFETERPSLPALSLNTDSVVMTAIMGNQQHDEIYAKQVRALGQAGDVLLAISTHGNSRSIIKAVEAAVTRDMTIVALTGYDGGELAGLLGPQDVEIRIPSQRTVRIQEVQMLTVNCLCDLIDNTLFPHQDD from the coding sequence GTGCTTGATAGAATCAAAGTCTGCTTTACAGAGAGTATTCAAACTCAAATTGCAGCAGCAGAAGCATTACCAGATGCCATTTCCAGAGCCGCCATGATGATGGTTCAATCTTTGTTAAACGGCCATAAAATATTAAGCTGTGGAAACGGTAGCTCAGCAGCAACAGCACAGCGATTTGCCGCAAGCATGATCCATCGTTTTGAAACTGAGCGCCCAAGCTTGCCTGCATTATCGTTAAACACAGATAGCGTTGTGATGACTGCAATTATGGGGAATCAGCAGCACGATGAAATCTATGCAAAACAAGTGCGTGCATTAGGCCAAGCTGGAGATGTGCTACTTGCTATCTCAACGCATGGTAACAGCAGAAGTATTATTAAAGCCGTTGAAGCTGCTGTTACACGAGATATGACCATTGTTGCATTAACAGGTTATGATGGCGGAGAGCTTGCCGGATTATTAGGTCCTCAAGACGTTGAAATTCGTATTCCATCTCAACGCACCGTCAGAATACAGGAAGTTCAGATGCTAACAGTCAATTGTCTCTGTGATTTGATTGATAATACATTATTCCCACATCAGGATGACTAA
- the rsmI gene encoding 16S rRNA (cytidine(1402)-2'-O)-methyltransferase: protein MNQPNRAAVTTSTLYIVPTPIGNLGDITQRALDVLSHVDLIAAEDTRHTGLLLQHFAINARLYALHDHNEQQKADQLISKLQQGLSIALVSDAGTPLINDPGYHLVNQCRKNGINVVPLPGACAAITALSAAGLPSDRFCYEGFLPAKTKSRQDCLRALSEEPRTLIFYESTHRLLDSLADMVTVWGEDRYVVLARELTKTWETIQGMPVGELLKWVLEDENRRKGEMVLIVEGYEKPVDDDFSPEILRTLAILQKELPLKKAAAVTAEIYGVKKNALYKHVIEQNGEASGE from the coding sequence ATGAATCAACCTAATCGAGCAGCGGTAACGACATCCACACTGTACATAGTACCCACACCTATTGGTAATCTGGGCGATATCACCCAGCGGGCACTTGATGTGCTGTCTCATGTCGATTTAATTGCTGCAGAAGATACCCGTCATACAGGGCTTCTATTACAGCACTTTGCTATTAACGCACGTTTGTATGCGTTACATGATCATAATGAACAGCAAAAAGCGGATCAATTAATCAGCAAATTACAACAGGGGCTAAGTATCGCATTAGTCTCTGATGCAGGTACACCATTAATTAACGATCCTGGCTATCATTTAGTCAATCAATGTCGTAAGAATGGCATTAATGTTGTGCCATTACCCGGCGCTTGTGCTGCTATTACGGCACTTTCTGCGGCAGGGCTTCCTTCTGATCGTTTTTGTTATGAAGGCTTTTTACCAGCAAAAACAAAAAGTCGTCAAGATTGTTTACGCGCATTATCAGAAGAGCCTCGTACATTGATTTTTTATGAATCAACACATCGGCTGTTAGATAGTTTAGCTGATATGGTGACAGTTTGGGGTGAAGATCGCTACGTAGTATTAGCGAGAGAGTTAACAAAAACGTGGGAAACTATTCAAGGGATGCCTGTTGGTGAGTTACTTAAATGGGTACTTGAAGATGAAAACCGTCGTAAAGGTGAAATGGTATTAATTGTTGAAGGTTATGAAAAACCTGTTGATGATGATTTTTCTCCAGAAATATTACGGACACTGGCGATTTTACAAAAAGAGCTACCACTAAAAAAAGCGGCTGCAGTCACCGCTGAGATTTATGGCGTGAAGAAAAACGCACTCTATAAACATGTCATTGAGCAAAATGGTGAAGCTTCAGGTGAGTAA
- a CDS encoding penicillin-binding protein activator, producing the protein MLSSIFVRFKTGLSYTAILSALIMSGCTLTGQQEQPLTPAAKAEIEMKQFQKVIDDAQGLASLDVIRAYIGLETLITDPQLHQKNIDETWLTLTKLTPEQRRGVVIKADENTLQGWLDLLNTYEYNKDDADKLSTAVREWQTRYPRNPAALTLPASLLRLSQPSVSTSSQIALLLPLTGQAKVFGEAIRQGFLDAQSGLPQPQAMPAPQAPKNDDSLASILEELGINNTETPATDTAKETTENTQATQDQEKDSSTFSGDTTLRLDPVAQNSRQVIVYDTNSQSIDSLLKKVQQDGANLIVGPLLKPEVMKTIELQSGLPVLALNELDNIPSATTVCFFSLSPEDETRNAAQHLRQQQKSNPLIIVPDNKFGQRMAQTFADEWQSTGGGTVLQQTFSSVDSLKASINRGVGIRMTGTPVLPTANAPLPLETQSIPSAGGAIDSVYIIATSDELTLIKPMIDMAISTQKRPPIYVSSRSNQGGTGPDFRMEMEGIQFSDIPLMTGANLPLMQKASSKFANDYSLMRLYAMGIDAWSLANNYNDLTKGTLRFNGISGSLRVENNCTVYRELPWMQFKQGKIEPVVQ; encoded by the coding sequence ATGCTTTCCTCAATTTTTGTGCGTTTTAAAACAGGTTTATCCTATACTGCGATACTCTCTGCGCTGATTATGTCAGGTTGTACCCTGACGGGGCAACAAGAACAACCTCTCACTCCAGCTGCAAAAGCAGAAATAGAGATGAAACAATTTCAAAAAGTGATTGATGACGCTCAAGGGCTAGCATCTTTAGATGTTATTAGAGCCTATATTGGGTTAGAAACATTAATTACTGATCCTCAGCTACATCAGAAAAATATTGATGAGACATGGCTCACGCTAACCAAACTCACACCAGAGCAACGCCGTGGCGTTGTTATCAAAGCAGATGAAAATACCCTGCAAGGTTGGTTAGATTTACTGAATACTTATGAATACAACAAAGATGATGCTGATAAGTTATCAACAGCAGTTAGAGAATGGCAGACTCGCTATCCTCGTAATCCGGCTGCATTAACCCTTCCTGCATCATTATTACGTCTATCACAACCTTCTGTGAGTACAAGTAGCCAAATCGCATTATTATTACCTTTAACAGGGCAAGCGAAAGTCTTTGGTGAAGCTATTCGCCAAGGTTTCCTTGATGCACAAAGTGGCTTACCGCAACCTCAAGCTATGCCAGCGCCACAAGCGCCTAAAAATGACGATAGCCTTGCGTCAATTTTAGAAGAATTGGGCATCAATAATACAGAAACACCAGCAACAGATACGGCAAAAGAAACAACCGAAAATACGCAAGCGACTCAAGATCAAGAAAAAGATAGCTCAACATTTTCTGGTGATACAACATTACGCTTAGATCCTGTTGCACAAAACTCTCGCCAAGTGATTGTTTATGATACCAATAGCCAATCTATCGATAGTTTACTGAAAAAAGTACAGCAAGACGGCGCTAACTTAATTGTTGGTCCACTGCTAAAACCTGAAGTCATGAAGACGATAGAGCTTCAAAGTGGTTTGCCTGTATTAGCACTTAATGAGTTAGATAATATCCCTTCTGCAACCACAGTGTGCTTCTTCTCGCTTTCACCAGAAGATGAAACACGTAATGCGGCACAACATTTACGTCAGCAACAAAAATCAAACCCATTAATTATTGTTCCTGATAATAAATTTGGCCAAAGAATGGCTCAAACATTTGCTGATGAATGGCAAAGTACGGGTGGTGGCACCGTTTTACAACAAACGTTTAGTTCTGTTGATAGCTTAAAAGCCTCTATTAACCGTGGTGTGGGTATTCGTATGACAGGTACGCCTGTTTTACCAACAGCTAATGCACCTTTACCATTAGAGACGCAATCTATTCCCTCTGCAGGTGGTGCCATTGATTCGGTTTACATCATTGCAACTAGCGATGAATTAACCTTAATTAAGCCAATGATTGATATGGCAATCAGTACCCAAAAACGTCCACCAATTTATGTTAGTTCTCGTAGTAACCAAGGTGGAACAGGTCCTGATTTCCGTATGGAGATGGAGGGTATTCAATTTAGTGATATTCCATTGATGACTGGCGCTAATTTGCCGTTAATGCAAAAAGCATCAAGCAAATTTGCGAACGATTACTCATTAATGCGTCTTTATGCCATGGGAATTGATGCATGGTCATTAGCAAACAATTACAATGATCTGACAAAAGGCACATTACGTTTTAATGGTATTTCAGGTTCATTGCGTGTTGAAAACAACTGTACTGTTTATAGAGAACTTCCTTGGATGCAGTTTAAACAAGGTAAAATTGAACCTGTTGTACAGTAA
- a CDS encoding PAAR domain-containing protein: MRSTIQGRKIILKNDTTNTKGTVLSGSLLAKQLYEIACLGDEVYCPACQQKGKIVEGDVMMKINNIPVALEGHKVQCGCLNGCVLVAME; the protein is encoded by the coding sequence ATGCGTAGCACAATTCAAGGACGAAAAATCATCTTAAAAAATGACACCACCAATACAAAAGGAACCGTATTAAGCGGTTCTTTATTAGCGAAGCAACTTTATGAAATAGCTTGCCTTGGTGATGAAGTCTATTGCCCCGCTTGTCAGCAAAAAGGCAAAATTGTTGAAGGCGATGTCATGATGAAAATAAACAATATCCCCGTCGCATTAGAAGGGCATAAAGTGCAATGCGGTTGTTTGAATGGCTGTGTATTAGTGGCGATGGAGTGA
- a CDS encoding DUF4123 domain-containing protein, translating to MTSTINKIYQKYWIAQCHYIRNGEEFCGYMTLLGENEDQAISEMRHYFSQYKEQYSTAVYDDIAPAITFIKSSNKLELSLIRQLRKQNSEQINAILIDEKNLTNPLPSEKGDIYYQAGAPEFINGCTLYLVIDSGEYLRQTGQSLVPMLYGSCLPWQPLYQGETQTSLEDNAPYLVQILSNKAGQRLLNDYMCMPNKGTLGLFLNSSKPFFELHRQLRKLTYLYNQKLNTWNFFRFYDVTHFIPFIESLKEGQLLNVVSGINAFYGYNKEYIDGIKITFNSHYLSHDGVKESLFINEKLYRYYSNLTLIQNIAKAKQLIIQFSPDANDNNTIELDNYCLKLANQSFLEDITQTQAILYTLLARYISGDDLRKWEEATEYAMPYKHNQVLFSYHRYIYCSDNQGVNS from the coding sequence ATGACTTCGACAATAAATAAAATCTATCAAAAGTATTGGATTGCGCAATGTCACTATATTCGAAATGGTGAAGAATTCTGTGGTTATATGACATTATTAGGGGAAAATGAAGATCAGGCTATCAGTGAAATGCGTCACTATTTTAGTCAATATAAAGAGCAATATAGTACCGCAGTATATGATGATATTGCCCCTGCAATAACGTTTATAAAAAGCAGTAATAAACTTGAATTATCTTTAATTCGTCAACTTCGTAAGCAAAATAGTGAACAAATAAACGCTATTCTTATTGATGAAAAAAACCTAACAAATCCACTTCCGTCAGAAAAAGGTGATATTTATTATCAAGCAGGCGCCCCTGAGTTTATCAATGGCTGTACATTATATTTAGTGATTGATAGTGGAGAATATTTACGACAAACAGGGCAATCACTCGTTCCTATGCTATATGGTTCTTGTTTACCTTGGCAGCCTCTTTATCAAGGAGAAACACAAACCAGTTTAGAGGATAATGCACCTTATCTAGTACAAATTTTATCTAATAAAGCAGGACAACGATTATTAAATGATTATATGTGTATGCCAAATAAAGGCACATTAGGATTATTTTTAAATAGTTCTAAACCATTTTTTGAATTACATCGTCAACTACGAAAGTTAACTTATTTATATAACCAAAAATTAAATACATGGAATTTTTTCCGTTTTTATGATGTGACTCATTTTATCCCTTTTATTGAGTCCTTAAAGGAAGGGCAACTTCTTAATGTTGTGAGTGGTATCAATGCATTCTATGGGTATAATAAAGAATATATTGATGGTATTAAAATTACATTTAATTCTCATTATTTAAGTCATGATGGAGTCAAGGAATCATTATTTATTAATGAGAAATTGTATAGATATTATTCAAATCTAACATTAATACAGAATATAGCGAAAGCAAAACAATTAATTATTCAATTTTCACCAGATGCAAATGATAATAATACGATTGAATTAGATAACTATTGCTTAAAATTAGCTAATCAAAGCTTTCTAGAAGATATCACACAGACACAAGCTATTTTATATACCTTATTGGCTCGTTATATTAGTGGAGATGATCTTCGAAAATGGGAAGAAGCGACTGAATACGCAATGCCTTATAAACATAACCAAGTTCTTTTTAGCTATCATCGCTATATATATTGTTCAGATAATCAAGGAGTGAACTCATGA
- a CDS encoding LysR family transcriptional regulator, which translates to MSKDKAITLESLRVMDAIDRRGSFAAAADELNRVPSALSYTMQKLEEDLDVVLFDRSGHRTKFTNVGRMLLDRGRILLEAADKLTSDAEALARGWEPHITIVCEALTPASRLFPLVDKLAEKSNTQLSLVTEVLAGAWESLESGKCDIVISPDMHFRTSSEINFRPLYNTTSVYVASPDHPIHNEPEPLAEETRLKYRGIAIADTARERPVLTVLLLDKQRRLTVSSIEDKRRALIAGLGVATMPIDLIEDDIKEGRLRVVGPEYHHENNIIMAWRRDSMGEAKSWCLREIPKLFANNKK; encoded by the coding sequence ATGAGTAAAGACAAAGCAATTACGTTGGAATCTTTACGAGTCATGGATGCCATTGATCGTAGAGGGAGTTTTGCAGCTGCGGCTGATGAACTAAATCGAGTTCCATCGGCACTCAGTTATACCATGCAAAAATTAGAAGAAGATTTAGATGTTGTCCTTTTTGACCGCTCTGGCCATAGAACTAAATTTACCAATGTCGGCAGAATGCTGCTTGATAGAGGACGCATATTACTTGAGGCTGCTGACAAATTAACGTCAGATGCAGAAGCCTTAGCAAGAGGCTGGGAGCCTCATATCACCATTGTTTGTGAAGCGCTCACTCCTGCATCTAGACTCTTTCCTTTGGTTGATAAATTAGCTGAAAAATCCAATACCCAACTCTCTTTAGTGACAGAAGTCTTAGCAGGTGCTTGGGAAAGCTTAGAAAGCGGTAAGTGTGATATTGTGATTTCACCTGATATGCATTTTCGCACTTCATCAGAAATCAACTTTCGCCCTTTATACAATACCACTAGCGTTTATGTCGCCAGCCCAGATCACCCCATCCATAATGAACCTGAGCCATTAGCAGAAGAAACTCGCTTAAAATATCGAGGTATTGCCATTGCAGATACCGCAAGAGAACGCCCAGTTTTAACTGTACTGCTATTAGATAAACAGCGTCGTTTAACGGTCAGTTCTATTGAAGATAAACGTCGTGCTTTAATTGCCGGTTTAGGTGTGGCGACGATGCCAATTGATTTAATTGAAGATGATATTAAAGAAGGGCGTTTACGTGTTGTTGGCCCTGAATATCACCATGAAAATAATATTATTATGGCATGGCGAAGAGATAGTATGGGTGAAGCCAAATCATGGTGCTTACGTGAAATACCTAAACTTTTTGCGAACAATAAAAAATAG
- a CDS encoding toxin VasX, which translates to MTENKITTETEKTTNTVDVVQKINEMSPRNLQADAVVCPCEDDHRAVYPVRYAYSNLYGNENAKAALPPSIETLLNASSVDENRGFSARLLRQGWIYIFEEGQFPTRNNKTGNLVIFEHQINYSYNEKLYNDSDDSSESLSAKKNGTAEEKFIKNTVFVDEKSGELTISEDKKQYPYLAIKKDVINASFLFSDIELSPYVLKKIIKNKKYRKSFMQFVNLIALEKNDYCIKPTADNISALIEDYKNEEKKFEAFIDEAKKIKRDLPGEYFSEVTGNISVTQNSKKLVNQLQKTLDENENATLVILYDPIGYQKDILSFYLFITGIYTLFQGHWSYPNTVGTFIKKLDEQTKNKSMSPEAGKELKEILDKSIKFDALNKYTAQIESCYLDFQKIQLGIVNLYQDFLTDPMIAPKIGGIQNYVDHVFLIKEQLEKSNVWHSDFLRDLVSYCELHSTLLHPLHSSKAGKELLDLLYSFKQDDDFLAGFAKVIFYILSQDKVRDKSNEKLIEKILPVVKSAIFIFWDSLGYAFTHTHNKLKNISAHSRGISLKGVDIIANKILPAILSYFGVYVSYTNFSEMTGEQFNKLLNKLKQQSSFSINNQKVMEKMFNWKERIKGAGNNVVINLPSFKWISENLSTSKNSKLNKNSNFSFYDVSATTLIAKDVFWLVSGIIGLATAKYPTEFEKSNPLALEAKNIFILQIGYNLFASIQAFVDIQNSIQKYASLVINPRYSTFLNKVKLPEVSSRFSKLALNRLTQTVIILGFALPLSESYSAYTIGNDDLAWAKVTEAFSSLALSLGILALGTEVGVANIYNPIGWVLIIGGILGLIGSYIYSKKYDWGVLEKLLQNCFWGRGSQYIAYGKKDKNSRRKDIDYQLKLYANNFSKNEIYFEVELQEFYNIFFSPKVEIEIKNITSNNKDYEKKVSYKFILPSFKPGVSDIEYKLVENIYLSNADDYDSEKYNLSKYYKELSFFMEFDSRRYYLSNNKRYNELFKQSLEKAVASSIEKNCFDKDGNFIVNFDFEYKQDIYNPTESIPSIFWYYKIDEGKNIISPRRYKDFDLNQELIGFINDKVN; encoded by the coding sequence ATGACGGAAAATAAAATTACAACAGAAACCGAAAAAACGACAAATACAGTTGATGTTGTTCAAAAAATAAATGAAATGAGTCCTCGTAATTTACAGGCAGACGCCGTTGTATGTCCATGTGAAGATGATCATAGAGCAGTATATCCGGTAAGGTATGCTTATTCGAATTTATATGGTAATGAAAATGCAAAGGCTGCATTACCACCATCTATAGAAACATTGCTTAATGCAAGTAGTGTTGATGAAAACCGAGGATTTTCAGCTCGTTTATTACGACAAGGCTGGATCTATATTTTTGAAGAAGGACAGTTTCCAACAAGAAATAATAAAACTGGCAATTTAGTTATTTTCGAACATCAAATAAATTATTCTTATAATGAAAAATTATATAATGATAGTGATGACAGTTCTGAAAGTTTATCTGCAAAAAAAAATGGGACAGCAGAAGAAAAGTTCATTAAGAATACTGTTTTTGTAGATGAAAAATCAGGTGAGTTAACTATTAGTGAAGATAAAAAACAATATCCTTATTTGGCAATAAAAAAAGATGTTATTAATGCATCTTTTTTATTTAGTGATATAGAGTTATCTCCTTATGTTTTAAAAAAGATTATAAAAAATAAAAAATATAGAAAATCTTTTATGCAATTCGTTAACTTAATAGCATTAGAAAAAAATGATTATTGTATTAAACCAACGGCAGATAATATTTCTGCACTTATCGAGGACTATAAAAATGAGGAGAAAAAATTTGAAGCATTTATTGATGAAGCTAAGAAAATAAAACGGGATCTACCGGGTGAATATTTTTCAGAAGTAACAGGAAATATAAGTGTTACGCAAAATTCGAAGAAGCTTGTTAATCAACTTCAGAAAACATTAGATGAAAATGAAAACGCTACTTTAGTAATTCTTTATGACCCCATTGGATATCAAAAAGATATATTATCATTTTATCTCTTTATTACCGGTATTTATACTTTATTTCAAGGGCATTGGAGTTATCCTAATACAGTAGGGACATTTATTAAAAAACTTGATGAACAAACAAAAAATAAAAGTATGTCTCCTGAAGCTGGAAAAGAGCTAAAAGAGATCCTAGATAAAAGTATAAAGTTTGATGCGTTGAATAAATATACAGCACAAATTGAAAGTTGTTATTTAGATTTTCAAAAAATTCAATTAGGTATTGTTAATCTCTACCAAGATTTTTTAACAGATCCTATGATAGCACCTAAAATAGGTGGAATTCAAAACTATGTAGATCATGTTTTTTTAATAAAAGAACAACTAGAGAAAAGCAATGTTTGGCATAGTGATTTTTTAAGAGATCTAGTTAGCTATTGTGAACTTCATTCTACATTATTACATCCATTGCATAGTTCAAAAGCAGGAAAAGAATTGCTTGATTTATTATATTCTTTCAAGCAAGACGATGATTTTTTAGCCGGCTTTGCAAAAGTGATATTTTATATCTTATCTCAAGACAAGGTTAGAGATAAAAGTAATGAGAAATTAATTGAAAAAATACTTCCTGTAGTAAAATCTGCTATTTTTATTTTTTGGGATTCATTAGGTTATGCGTTTACACATACTCATAATAAATTAAAGAATATTTCTGCTCATTCAAGAGGAATTAGTTTAAAAGGAGTGGATATAATCGCTAATAAGATCCTTCCTGCAATTTTATCTTACTTTGGTGTTTATGTAAGTTACACTAATTTTAGTGAAATGACTGGAGAGCAATTTAATAAATTGCTAAATAAGTTAAAACAACAATCTTCATTTTCAATAAACAATCAAAAAGTAATGGAAAAAATGTTTAACTGGAAAGAAAGAATCAAAGGAGCAGGTAACAATGTAGTAATAAATTTGCCAAGTTTTAAATGGATATCCGAAAATTTAAGTACAAGTAAGAATTCAAAGTTAAATAAAAACTCAAATTTTAGTTTTTATGATGTAAGCGCGACAACACTTATTGCAAAAGATGTTTTTTGGCTTGTCAGCGGGATTATAGGTTTGGCTACAGCTAAATATCCAACTGAATTTGAAAAAAGTAATCCATTAGCACTGGAAGCAAAAAATATATTTATATTACAAATAGGGTATAATTTATTTGCAAGTATACAAGCTTTTGTAGATATTCAAAATTCAATACAAAAATATGCAAGTCTTGTTATTAATCCTAGATATAGTACATTTTTAAATAAGGTTAAATTACCTGAAGTTAGTTCTCGATTTAGTAAATTAGCTTTAAATAGATTAACGCAAACAGTTATTATTCTAGGATTTGCACTTCCCTTATCTGAATCCTATTCAGCATATACAATTGGTAATGATGATTTAGCTTGGGCTAAAGTTACTGAAGCTTTTAGTTCATTAGCACTATCCTTAGGTATTTTGGCGTTAGGAACCGAAGTTGGTGTTGCAAATATTTATAACCCAATTGGTTGGGTTCTGATTATTGGTGGTATTTTAGGATTAATAGGTAGTTACATTTATAGTAAAAAATATGATTGGGGAGTATTGGAAAAATTATTACAAAATTGCTTTTGGGGAAGAGGCAGTCAATATATTGCTTATGGGAAAAAAGATAAAAATAGTAGAAGAAAAGATATAGACTATCAGTTAAAACTATACGCCAATAATTTTAGCAAAAATGAAATTTATTTTGAAGTGGAATTACAAGAGTTTTATAATATATTCTTTTCTCCTAAAGTTGAAATAGAAATAAAGAATATTACTTCTAATAACAAGGATTATGAAAAAAAAGTATCTTATAAATTTATATTGCCTAGTTTTAAACCTGGTGTTTCTGATATAGAATATAAATTAGTTGAAAATATATATCTTTCTAATGCAGATGACTATGATTCAGAGAAATATAATTTATCTAAGTATTATAAAGAACTTTCCTTTTTTATGGAGTTTGATTCAAGAAGATACTATTTATCAAATAATAAAAGATATAATGAGCTTTTTAAACAATCACTAGAAAAAGCAGTGGCTAGTTCTATAGAAAAAAACTGTTTTGATAAAGATGGAAACTTTATTGTTAATTTTGATTTTGAATATAAACAAGATATTTATAATCCAACAGAATCTATTCCATCAATTTTTTGGTATTATAAGATTGATGAAGGGAAAAACATTATCTCTCCAAGGAGATATAAAGATTTTGATCTTAACCAAGAATTAATTGGTTTTATTAATGATAAGGTGAATTAA